The DNA region TGGAGAATTTCTGATGATCAACCTCGAAGTCCCCAAGAAGTTCCAGCAGCTCGTCGACCAGGCACACCAGGCCGCCGCCGAGTTCTTCCGCCCCAACTCCCGCAAGTACGACCACGCCGAGCACACCTACCCCAAGGAGCTCGACATGCTGGCGGCCCTGCTGGACGGCCTCTCGGCCTCCGGCGGCGGCGCGGGCGCGGCGGGTGTCCGCAGGGATGAAGGAAAAGACAAAGGGAACCGCAACGGCTCCAACCTGCAACTGCTGCTAGGCACCATCGAGATGTGCTGGGGCGACGTCGGCCTCCTGCTGACCATGCCGCGGCAAGGTCTCGGAAACGCCGCCATCGCCTCGGTCGCCAACGACGAGCAGCTGGAGCGCTACAAGGGCAAGTGGGCCGCCATGGCCATCACCGAACCCGACACGGGTTCGGACTCCGGCGCCATCCGCACCACCGCGGTGCTCGACGGCGACCACTATGTGCTCAACGGCGAGAAGATCTTCGTGACCTCGGGCGAGCGCGCGGACTGTGTCGTTGTTTGGGCCACTTTGGACCGTTCGGTGGGCAAGGCCGCCATCAAGTCCTTTGTGGTCGATCGTGGTACGCCGGGCTTCGAGCTGGTCCGCCTGGAGCACAAGCTGGGCATCCGCGCGTCGGACACCGCGCACTTCCGGCTGGAGAACGTGCGCGTCCACAAGGACAACCTGCTGGGCAGCCCGGACATCAACACCGAACAGGGCTTCGCGGGGGTCATGCAGACCTTCGACAACACCCGCCCCCTGGTCGCCGCCATGGCCGTCGGCGTCGCCCGCGCGGCCCTGGAGGAGACCCGCCGAATCCTCTCCGAGGCAGGCGTCGAGATCGACTACGACCGCCCGGCGAACGTGCAACACGCCGCGGTCGCGCTGTTCCTGCAACTGGAATCGGACTGGGAAGCCGCGTACCTGCTGTCGCTTGAGGCGGCCTGGATGGCGGACAACCGAAAGCCGAACTCGTTGCAGGCCAGCATGGCCAAGGCGAAGGCGGGCCGATCGGGCTCGGACGTCACCCTGCGGTGCGTGGAGTTGGCCGGATCGGTTGGCTACAGCGAGAATTCGCTGCTGGAGAAGTGGGCGCGCGACTCGAAGATCCTGGACATCTTCGAGGGCACCCAGCAGATCCAGCAACTCATCGTCGCCCGCCGCCTCCTGAACAAGTCGAGCGCCGAACTCAAGTGATCTGAAGTCCGAAGGCGGCGCTTCTCAGCTGAGCTGGGAGGCGCCGCTTTCGTTGCGCAGTTCATCGATCCGCTCCCGCTCATAGTTCGCGTGATAGCGGGCCTCATGATGGTGACCACGATCGAGATCAGCGATCTCGGCGTACACGCGCACACTGAGCTGGCGGAACGCAAGCCACTCGTTCCTCGCTGCGCTACTTGATGGCCTGACCTTCGCCAGCGCCTCATGCGCCTTGCGCAGGGTGTCGATTTCCCCGCGCCCCCGACCAACCCTCATGGCCACACCAGCCGCATGTCACCGGTGATGCCGAGAAGATCGCGCGTTGATTCTGCTGACGAACTGGTCATCAACATCCGTCCGTCCTCGCTGACGAAGTCAGCCCTGTCCGTGAACTCGCAGCCCCAACCGACCACCATGGACTCCCGTCCGTCCTCGAAGTCCTCCACGATGGCGAATCGCCGAGGGGTATCCATCCCTTGCTTCATGAACTTAGAGTCTAAGTTTGAGCGACCCTATGTAAAGTCGCCCAATCGTGGACACTCCACTCGGCTACAGTGCGTGGTTGATCGACACGGGAGGTGCCTATGCCGTCGAGTCCCACGGTGTGGCAACGATGGTTGGCTCATGAACTACTGCGCCTACGAACAGCGGCTGGTCTGGACCGCAAGGAGGTCGCCGAGCAACTCCACTGCACAACGCAGAAGATCGGCCACTTGGAGACCGGGACCGTGCCGCCGAAGACGCTGGAGTTGGAGAAGGTTCTTCTCCCCTTGTTCGGCGTACCGCAGGACCGATGGCCGTTCTACCTCCAAGCCGCCCGCGACGCCCGCAAGAAGGGCTGGTGGGAGGGCTACGCGCCTACGCAACCGGACTGGTTCTCGCTCTACGTCGGCCTGGAGCAAGGGGCCAGCGAAATCCATACATGGCAGCCAATGCTCGTCCACGGTCTGCTCCAGACCGGGGAGTATGCGAGGGCGGTCATGCAGGGCGGGACCTCCGAGTTGTCCGAGGATGCCATCGACCGCAGGGTTGAGGCCCGCCTCGCGAGGCAAGCCATCCTCGCTGACAACGATCCGCCACGACTGTGGCTGGTGCTTGGCGAAGCCGCACTGCACAGCAATGTCGGCGGACCGGACGTCATGCGCGCACAACTACGCCACCTGCTTGCCGTGGCCAAGTACCCGCGCGTGACG from Alloactinosynnema sp. L-07 includes:
- a CDS encoding helix-turn-helix transcriptional regulator; its protein translation is MPSSPTVWQRWLAHELLRLRTAAGLDRKEVAEQLHCTTQKIGHLETGTVPPKTLELEKVLLPLFGVPQDRWPFYLQAARDARKKGWWEGYAPTQPDWFSLYVGLEQGASEIHTWQPMLVHGLLQTGEYARAVMQGGTSELSEDAIDRRVEARLARQAILADNDPPRLWLVLGEAALHSNVGGPDVMRAQLRHLLAVAKYPRVTIQVLPGDVGAHPGTQGAFAIMDFPAENDPGLAYIEHRGGALYLEDQRVVKDHRIALDHLRGLALSPAMSLDLVTRTAKEAQ
- a CDS encoding AMED_5909 family protein, whose protein sequence is MRVGRGRGEIDTLRKAHEALAKVRPSSSAARNEWLAFRQLSVRVYAEIADLDRGHHHEARYHANYERERIDELRNESGASQLS
- a CDS encoding acyl-CoA dehydrogenase family protein; amino-acid sequence: MINLEVPKKFQQLVDQAHQAAAEFFRPNSRKYDHAEHTYPKELDMLAALLDGLSASGGGAGAAGVRRDEGKDKGNRNGSNLQLLLGTIEMCWGDVGLLLTMPRQGLGNAAIASVANDEQLERYKGKWAAMAITEPDTGSDSGAIRTTAVLDGDHYVLNGEKIFVTSGERADCVVVWATLDRSVGKAAIKSFVVDRGTPGFELVRLEHKLGIRASDTAHFRLENVRVHKDNLLGSPDINTEQGFAGVMQTFDNTRPLVAAMAVGVARAALEETRRILSEAGVEIDYDRPANVQHAAVALFLQLESDWEAAYLLSLEAAWMADNRKPNSLQASMAKAKAGRSGSDVTLRCVELAGSVGYSENSLLEKWARDSKILDIFEGTQQIQQLIVARRLLNKSSAELK